In Acropora muricata isolate sample 2 unplaced genomic scaffold, ASM3666990v1 scaffold_749, whole genome shotgun sequence, one genomic interval encodes:
- the LOC136907530 gene encoding hemicentin-1-like — translation MGTLKSYTFLGVTWSCCIYFFSIELIPILSAQLVNWSQTPNNPTIGIVGENVTLKWKYSLNLVAGDTFDYFVIRRFEPSKFDFHDIVRYGIDGTLVVYDRFKGRFTLGKSATPELLLIKAQDTDETRYCCKVYSKNDNAQNCVLLKILVRPNITSISSDQTSNETDDLKLSCHATGTPSPSIAWSRSGNKEWRETNSPLLLKNISRYQDGEYVCTAMNDAGNSTASVIVTVNYKPRATKLSSNLPENTVTKGQPVKFHCSADGVPTPVYELRFENIFLGDSREGVFVIQKVNSSHQGKYECTPKNILGQGKIATIILNVLGWYKKRKACSFSRSFHRNSVLSVFEHHLRVKYRSNMLSLCETSNSLLFKNRAASLVLLTVTLVLFLQATAFTWTKKPPNPTFGILSKNVTLEWNFTLNSARVLDSFVLQKHTVNDKWPKRVVKYDENGIIFYKSFVKSVVMLQNGTTSFMLLNLTKEDEGLYCCDVNTKASGGGKTGENYRECTQLTILVYPTIAVISPNQTVNETSDVTLSCQAKGIPPPTITWLKADVEGKNLSSSSELSLKNISRDQDGLYLCIARNRAGKAIAYVAVTVHYAPSINLLTKRYDITEGNDLALSCITDGKPLPLVTWTKVGDITNASNPDGQWLTIKKVKTTDAGTYRCTAINGVGKPAVATRQVTVFSPPLIDYVSNNATVNETGSIILFCNTTANPQLNITWDFLSDPNPMNLAKGTTLTLANVNRNQAGTYRCKAENGAKANATANIHVTVNYKPEMKDNSTEEIKSWINHDTEVHCQAEEIIWSRNGTVTSVVQAQSRISTLTFKPRKLDDFGSIACYARNFLGSTEKHLVLVSIGMSNAVGLSTFTTTISATKSSVRPQPTDEVDSKENGEDESKDSGKVAQQKSQSSYNAYAVLGGIIGSTGLLVIIVIIAMQRRKHRQANLNTKANKSSQAKEETGYDNDAFKETPVPDEEEDITKAALLARYPDWAIHSCIRVFVYYKYNRRTCNQRDTQKAVSKPCNSLCCISAEKPTRSEMGTLKSYTFLGVTWSCCIYFFSIELIPILSAQLVNWSQTPNNPTIGIAGENVTLKWKYSLNLVAGDTFDFFVIRRFAPSKFDFDEIVKYGIDGTVVVYNRFKGRFTLRKSATPELLLIKAKDTDETRYCCKVYSKNDNAQNCVLLKILVRPNITSISSDQTSNETDDLKLSCHATGTPSPSIAWSRQGNKEWRETNSPLLLKNISRYQDGEYVCTAMNDAGNSTASVMVTVNYPPSIFPAAKGYNFTEGYDIKLECRSDGRPSPTVTWRKNGGYPLIKFKAGERLVIVNASRSDAGDYLCTAENGIGNVQASAEINVNVFFAPSIDSEVLNQTLNETQDMRVVCTASGNPQPVITWSRAPSSKSLSSIDGVLTARNVSKTDSGVYQCRASNEIGNDAIVTFSLGVNYKPTETKLTYESKNQFVVVEDTVIFACSADSFPPSKLELGFNNKILGYFYNGRFSLHRVNTSNEGVYECIARNMLGTGVSPRVSLTVYVSPTIDYISQNATVNETEDVTLFCNASGKPTPSVTWSYLGNTVEMSPVKNKTLLLRKASRGQTGRFRCTAQNGAGNTAVVYVNVAVNYKPEMKNKPFKAVRSWINHHTLITCKAQGFPVPEITWSRKGNVESSTEFQTRDSTLSFTPREAGDFGAYVCTARNLLGIAKEEFVIQELYAPEAPEIQRIDVDRKNNMEIHWKVMATFQYSPILDYLVQIRKKREPNQWMNCTKITVREGSMMCVMNNLEAKMIYIVRMSARNVVGYGNFTVREVLTKEDQGGKEERREVPRSLITWIIVGIIIGLAVLFITVVIVIYKYKRRSRSRAGGTSQNKGSQKVTQMLAMIDTKLPNSVPEIIKLGDDTQPLQENTES, via the exons TCCGACCAAATATCACATCCATCTCTTCGGATCAAACATCTAACGAAACAGATGACCTAAAATTATCTTGTCACGCAACTGGTACACCATCTCCAAGCATCGCGTGGTCTAGATCAGGAAATAAAGAATGGAGAGAGACAAATTCTCCTCTCTTGTTAAAGAACATAAGCAGATACCAGGATGGCGAGTATGTGTGTACAGCGATGAATGATGCTGGTAACTCAACCGCCTCAGTTATAGTGACTGTTAACT aCAAACCGAGGGCAACGAAACTATCATCCAACCTTCCAGAGAACACAGTAACAAAAGGACAACCAGTAAAATTCCACTGCAGTGCAGATGGTGTCCCAACTCCAGTGTACGAATTACGCTTCGAGAACATTTTCCTTGGAGATTCCAGAGAAGGCGTCTTTGTTATTCAGAAAGTGAACTCTTCTCATCAAGGAAAATATGAATGTACGCCTAAAAACATTCTTGGCCAAGGAAAAATTGCAACAATAATCCTCAACGTCCTAGGTTGGTATAAAAAGCGAAAAGCCTGCAGCTTTTCTCGTAGCTTTCACAGAAATTCAGTCC TCTCAGTTTTCGAACACCATCTTCGGGTGAAGTATCGATCAAACATGCTTTCGTTATGCGAAACGTCCAACTCGTTGCTTTTTAAAAACAGAGCAGCATCTTTAGTACTTCTAACAGTAACGCTGGTTTTGTTCCTCCAGGCAACAG CATTTACCTGGACGAAAAAACCTCCGAATCCAACCTTCGGAATTCTCAGCAAAAATGTTACCCTGGAATGGAATTTTACCCTCAATTCGGCGAGAGTGTTGGATTCTTTTGTGTTGCAAAAACACACGGTCAATGACAAGTGGCCTAAAAGAGTGGTCAAGTATGATGAGAATGGAATCATCTTTTATAAATCTTTCGTCAAAAGCGTTGTTATGCTGCAAAATGGAACTACATCTTTTATGCTTTTAAACTTGACAAAAGAAGATGAAGGTCTCTATTGCTGTGATGTCAACACAAAGGCTTCTGGAGGTGGGAAAACTGGAGAGAATTACAGAGAATGCACCCAACTCACAATTTTAG TTTACCCGACTATCGCCGTAATCTCTCCCAACCAAACAGTAAACGAGACTAGTGACGTAACGCTTTCTTGTCAAGCAAAAGGTATTCCTCCACCAACAATCACCTGGTTAAAAGCTGATGTTGAAGGGAAGAACCTTAGTTCGAGTTCCGAACTTTCATTGAAGAATATCAGCAGGGATCAGGATGGTTTGTATCTGTGCATTGCAAGGAACAGAGCTGGTAAAGCCATCGCTTACGTCGCCGTGACGGTGCACT ATGCACCCTCAATCAATTTATTGACCAAAAGATATGATATCACTGAAGGAAACGATTTGGCTCTCAGCTGTATTACCGATGGAAAGCCTCTACCTTTGGTCACGTGGACAAAGGTTGGTGATATCACCAATGCCTCAAACCCAGATGGTCAGTGGCTCACCATCAAGAAGGTTAAAACAACAGATGCTGGAACATACAGGTGTACGGCCATAAATGGTGTCGGGAAACCAGCCGTGGCCACAAGACAAGTCACTGTTTTTT ctcCACCTTTGATAGACTATGTCTCCAATAATGCAACAGTTAACGAGACTGGAAGCATCATACTGTTTTGTAATACAACCGCAAATCCCCAATTAAACATCACATGGGATTTCCTAAGTGACCCAAATCCGATGAATTTAGCAAAAGGAACAACTCTCACATTAGCGAACGTGAACAGAAATCAAGCAGGAACGTATCGTTGCAAAGCCGAAAATGGTGCGAAGGCCAATGCAACAGCCAACATTCACGTTACAGTAAATT ACAAACCAGAAATGAAAGACAATAGTACAGAAGAGATTAAGTCATGGATAAACCACGATACAGAGGTACACTGCCAGGCAGAGGAAATCATATGGAGTCGTAATGGAACTGTAACCTCTGTTGTTCAAGCTCAATCCCGTATTAGCACACTGACGTTCAAACCCAGAAAACTGGATGACTTTGGCTCCATCGCTTGCTATGCGAGAAACTTTCTTGGATCAACAGAAAAACACCTGGTTCTAGTGTCCATAG GAATGAGTAATGCTGTGGGTCTGAGTACATTTACGACAACAATATCTGCGACAAAATCCTCAGTCAGACCCCAACCAACTGATGAGGTCGACTCAAAAGAAAACGGAGAGGATGAATCTAAAG ACAGCGGTAAAGTCGCGCAACAGAAAAGTCAGTCGAGTTACAATGCTTATGCAGTCCTTGGTGGGATTATAGGTTCCACGGGTCTCTTAGTCATCATTGTAATCATAGCAATGCAGAGGCGTAAGCATCGTCAAG CTAATTTgaatacaaaagcaaataagAG TTCACAAGCAAAAGAGGAAACTGGTTATGACAATGATGCCTTCAAAGAGACGCCTGTGCCAGACGAAGAAGAG GATATTACAAAAGCAGCTCTATTAGCGCGTTATCCTGATTGGGCAATTCATTCGTGCATTCGTGTATTTGTCTATTATAAATATAATCGCAG AACCTGTAACCAACGGGATACACAAAAAGCAGTTTCGAAACCTTGTAATAGTCTCTGTTGTATCTCCGCAGAGAAACCAACACGTAGTGAGATGGGCACTTTGAAAAGCTACACGTTTTTAGGTGTTACCTGGAGCTGTTGTATTTATTTCTTCTCAATCGAGCTAATCCCAATTTTATCAG CTCAGCTCGTTAACTGGTCCCAAACTCCAAACAATCCTACTATTGGAATTGCTGGCGAAAACGTGACGCTTAAATGGAAATATTCTTTAAATCTGGTGGCCGGCGACACTTTTGATTTTTTCGTTATCAGGAGATTTGCGCCCTCCAAGTTTGACTTTGATGAGATCGTTAAATATGGAATTGATGGCACGGTAGTAGTTTATAATCGTTTTAAAGGAAGGTTTACATTGCGAAAAAGCGCAACTCCAGAGCTGTTGCTTATCAAGGCTAAAGACACCGATGAAACAAGGTACTGTTGCAAGGTTTATTCAAAGAATGACAATGCACAAAATTGTGTGCTGTTGAAAATTTTAG TCCGACCAAATATCACATCCATCTCTTCGGATCAAACATCTAACGAGACAGATGACCTAAAATTATCTTGTCACGCAACTGGTACACCATCTCCAAGCATTGCGTGGTCTAGACAAGGAAATAAGGAATGGAGAGAGACAAATTCTCCTCTTTTATTAAAGAACATAAGCAGATACCAGGATGGCGAGTATGTGTGTACAGCGATGAATGATGCTGGTAACTCAACCGCCTCAGTTATGGTGACTGTTAACT ATCCTCCTTCTATTTTTCCCGCTGCAAAAGGCTACAATTTTACCGAAGGTTATGACATTAAACTTGAATGTCGAAGCGACGGTCGCCCTTCACCTACCGTCACGTGGAGAAAGAATGGCGGATACCCACTGATTAAATTTAAAGCTGGTGAACGTCTAGTGATCGTAAATGCGAGCAGGTCTGATGCTGGTGACTACTTGTGTACAGCAGAAAATGGGATTGGTAATGTACAAGCTTCTGCAGAGATCAACGTGAACGTGTTTT TTGCCCCAAGTATCGACAGTGAAGTCTTGAACCAAACTCTAAACGAGACTCAAGACATGCGCGTGGTATGCACCGCATCTGGAAATCCACAGCCAGTGATAACGTGGTCAAGAGCACCCAGCAGTAAATCTTTAAGCTCAATTGATGGTGTTCTTACAGCAAGGAATGTTAGCAAAACTGACAGTGGAGTCTATCAATGCAGGGCTAGCAATGAAATAGGAAATGATGCCATTGTTACATTTTCTCTTGGCGTTAATT ACAAACCAACTGAAACCAAGCTAACATACGAGTCCAAGAACCAATTTGTAGTCGTGGAGGACACTGTAATTTTTGCCTGTTCGGCCGACAGTTTTCCGCCCTCAAAACTTGAATTAGGCTTCAACAACAAGATTCTTGGTTACTTCTACAATGGAAGATTTTCTCTTCACCGGGTCAACACGTCCAATGAAGGAGTCTATGAATGCATTGCACGAAACATGCTTGGAACTGGCGTCTCACCTCGGGTCAGCCTTACAGTTTATG TTTCACCAACTATTGACTACATTTCTCAAAACGCCACGGTCAACGAGACGGAAGACGTCACATTATTCTGCAACGCCTCAGGAAAGCCTACTCCAAGCGTCACATGGTCATATCTTGGGAATACTGTCGAAATGAGCCCTGTAAAGAATAAGACTCTTTTGTTAAGAAAAGCCAGTCGAGGTCAAACAGGACGCTTTCGGTGCACTGCACAAAATGGGGCTGGAAACACTGCCGTGGTGTATGTCAACGTTGCTGTTAACT ACAAACCAGAGATGAAAAATAAACCCTTCAAAGCTGTCAGGTCCTGGATTAATCATCATACCCTGATTACGTGTAAGGCGCAAGGTTTCCCTGTTCCAGAGATAACATGGAGCCGCAAGGGCAACGTAGAATCATCCACCGAGTTTCAAACACGAGACAGCACTCTGTCGTTCACGCCTCGGGAAGCTGGAGACTTTGGGGCTTATGTTTGCACAGCAAGGAACCTCCTAGGAATAGCAAAAGAGGAGTTTGTTATTCAAGAACTAT ACGCCCCAGAGGCACCGGAAATTCAGCGAATAGACGTCGACAGAAAAAACAACATGGAAATTCATTGGAAAGTAATGGCTACCTTCCAGTACTCTCCTATTCTGGATTATTTGGTGCAAATCAGAAAGAAACGTGAACCCAACCAATGGATGAACTGCACAAAGATAACTGTCCGAGAAGGCTCCATGATGTGTGTTATGAACAACTTGGAGGCAAAAATGATATACATAGTGCGAATGTCTGCTAGAAATGTGGTGGGATATGGCAATTTCACAGTAAGAGAAGTCTTAACAAAGGAGGACCAAG GTGGCAAAGAAGAGCGAAGAGAGGTCCCAAGAAGTTTGATCACATGGATTATTGTGGGAATTATTATTGGTCTAGCTGTCCTCTTCATTACCGTTGTTATTGTAATATACAAATACAAACGACGATCACGTTCTAGAG CAGGTGGGACATCGCAAAACAAAGGAAG tCAAAAGGTTACCCAGATGTTGGCAATGATAGACACCAAACTCCCGAACTCAGTACCAGAAATTATTAAGCTAGGAGATGACACACAG CCTTTGCAGGAAAATACAGAGTCATGA